In Trichoplusia ni isolate ovarian cell line Hi5 chromosome 7, tn1, whole genome shotgun sequence, a single genomic region encodes these proteins:
- the LOC113495536 gene encoding uncharacterized protein LOC113495536, with the protein MGVPHITSFCWCMGLELGSRCIGFLHLIVSLVLMVLCSVFAENLRSYVGTVEDAGDALYSTWYKIAVSVAVVTVVHVLLALTLIYSVHKRWVAGVRAWLVVMVLLWAAALLALAALAALRGLSGSGSDIFLSFLEGVLFFGAVAYCILCVYSYYLMLKSAEDMEGPKTMY; encoded by the exons ATGGGTGTGCCGCACATAACCTCCTTCTGCTGGTGCATGGGCCTCGAGCTCGGCTCCCGATGCATCGGGTTCCTGCATCTG aTAGTATCCCTAGTCCTGATGGTGCTATGCTCGGTGTTCGCGGAGAACCTCCGCTCGTACGTGGGCACGGTGGAGGACGCGGGTGACGCGCTGTACTCCACGTGGTACAAGATCGCGGTCAGCGTCGCCGTCGTCACCGTCGTGCATGTGTTGCTCGCGCTCACACTCATCTACTCCGTACATAAG CGCTGGGTGGCGGGCGTCCGCGCGTGGCTGGTGGTGATGGTCCTGCTGTGGGCGgcggcgctgctggcgctggcggcgctggcggcgctgcGCGGGCTGTCCGGCAGCGGCTCCGACATCTTCCTGTCCTTCCTCGAGGGGGTGCTGTTCTTTG GCGCGGTAGCGTACTGCATCCTGTGCGTGTACAGCTACTACCTGATGCTGAAGAGCGCCGAGGATATGGAGGGCCCCAAGACCATGTACTAA
- the LOC113495779 gene encoding uncharacterized protein LOC113495779, with protein sequence MGVPMIKKCCYCATLHMGTLIIGYVYSAWALIELAIYCLLVTLAPLGTDGKVSTHKFILYTTAAVVSGLHLICSLLLVVAAYKKLASLTLPWTIVTGIITAIFFLLSFTGVSLVLQDEGEMLEVEIIIISIHLARACISVYCIIVVHSRHKEIMNEENERIFQHSGRLYQPVKTDDHAL encoded by the exons ATGGGTGTgccaatgataaaaaaatgctgtTATTGTGCGACTTTACATATGGGAACACTGATCATTGGATATGTTTATTCC GCATGGGCCCTGATAGAGCTAGCTATCTACTGCCTGCTGGTGACGCTGGCGCCGCTCGGCACGGACGGGAAAGTGTCCACGCACAAGTTCATCCTCTACACCACCGCGGCTGTGGTCAGCGGACTGCATCTCATATGCTCTCTGCTACTGGTGGTGGCGGCCTATAAG AAACTGGCATCCCTGACGCTGCCGTGGACGATAGTGACGGGCATCATCACGGCCATCTTCTTCCTGCTGTCCTTCACCGGCGTCAGCCTCGTGTTGCAGGACGAGGGCGAGATGCTGGAGGTCGAAATCATCATCATATCCATACACCTCGCTAGAGCTT GCATATCAGTATACTGCATAATAGTGGTCCACAGTCGGCACAAAGAGATCATGAACGAAGAAAACGAAAGAATATTCCAACATTCTGGCAGACTTTACCAGCCTGTCAAAACTGATGACCATGCTCTATGA
- the LOC113495780 gene encoding uncharacterized protein LOC113495780, giving the protein MCLNVDNCCCCFSLEWGTKAIGILFTLTSVCTVLVYAPLAVMSHSLPHVRLIFYATLAVLAVFEIFIGGLLIHGAFKRKPHFTWPWLVLAWWKGLVLMLLTVAGLVLLTFSRDVDTIAEASAVISVYFVYSAILIYFAVVVNSRRQEMVHDNYWANKHMLKSAKTQYYYV; this is encoded by the exons ATGTGCCTCAATGTTGACAACTGCTGTTGCTGCTTCAGTCTCGAGTGGGGGACCAAAGCTATTGGAATATTGTTTACG TTGACATCAGTATGCACGGTGCTGGTGTACGCGCCGCTGGCGGTGATGAGCCACTCGCTCCCTCACGTACGACTCATATTCTACGCCACGCTGGCCGTGCTCGCCGTCTTCGAGATATTCATCGGAGGCCTGCTCATACATGGTGCCTTCAAG AGGAAGCCGCACTTTACGTGGCCGTGGCTGGTGCTGGCGTGGTGGAAGGGGCTGGTGCTGATGCTGCTCACGGTGGCCGGCTTGGTGCTGCTCACCTTCAGCAGGGACGTCGACACCATCGCCGAGGCCAGCGCCGTCATCTCCGTGTACTTCGTGTACTCAG CAATCCTGATTTACTTCGCGGTGGTAGTGAACAGCCGGCGGCAGGAGATGGTCCACGACAACTACTGGGCGAACAAGCACATGCTCAAGAGCGCAAAGACGCAGTACTACTATGTATAA